One Mycolicibacterium pulveris genomic region harbors:
- a CDS encoding HypC/HybG/HupF family hydrogenase formation chaperone, with amino-acid sequence MCLGIPGQVVHMLAGYGDQLALVDVAGEQRKVNVGMLPEETFHPGDWVIIHMGFVVEKTDKAGADAAMSGLQLMGRGQDTEDPP; translated from the coding sequence ATGTGCCTCGGAATACCGGGACAGGTCGTGCACATGCTGGCCGGCTACGGCGATCAACTGGCCCTCGTCGACGTCGCAGGCGAGCAGCGCAAGGTCAACGTCGGGATGCTGCCGGAGGAGACGTTTCACCCCGGCGACTGGGTGATCATCCACATGGGCTTCGTCGTCGAGAAGACCGACAAGGCCGGTGCGGACGCGGCGATGTCGGGCCTGCAGCTGATGGGCCGGGGGCAGGACACCGAGGATCCGCCATGA
- the hypF gene encoding carbamoyltransferase HypF, whose product MTGRVRLRVDVHGVVQGVGFRPFVYSCAAALNLSGCVRNDSSGAVIEVEGDADDVENFLRRLRDRPPPLAVIESVETRPVALVGGTGFVISDTSRSDGGRTLTSPDVAMCAQCAAEQADPADRRYRHPFINCTNCGPRFTIIGSLPYDRASTTMAAFEMCAECAREYHDPDDRRFHAQPISCPDCGPTLTYRDASGRPSNGEAGLRAARELLRDGGVLAVKGIGGYHLACDAGNGRAVADLRLRKRRGDKPFAVMVPDMATTRDIAEVDDASARLLSGPQRPIVLMPRRVGAPVAEAVAPHNPDLGVLLAYAPLHPLLFGLAGDPPGPAVLVMTSGNLAGEPICFADEDALDRLAHLADGWLMHDRAILVPCDDSVIRAVAGREVPIRRSRGYAPLPIALPVPVPPTLAVGADLKNTIAVADGKYAWLSQHIGDMDVLATVSVFDAARRHLQALTAVTPQVLVADAHPLYRSTQWADRNAGHRPVRTVQHHHAHIAAVMAEHGLDDSAQVLGFAFDGTGYGTDGAVWGGEVLLAGYKGVQRLAHLKYVPMAGGDVSVRRPYRMALAHLWAAGIAWDDELEPVAACPLDEREVLARQLDTGFGCVSTSSFGRLFDAVSALAGVRQVVAYEAQAAIELEGLSRGADCGTGSYTFALTDGVIDAAPVLRAVVGDRRAGVSAGIIGARFHRAVAEVIVRIACAHREASPTVVLSGGVFQNPTLLRLALQGLQDNGFEAITHHRVPPNDGGIALGQLLVGNCG is encoded by the coding sequence ATGACGGGCAGGGTGAGGTTGCGTGTCGACGTGCACGGCGTGGTGCAGGGGGTGGGCTTCCGGCCGTTCGTGTACTCGTGCGCGGCGGCGCTGAACCTGTCCGGCTGTGTGCGCAACGACAGCTCCGGCGCGGTCATCGAAGTCGAGGGCGACGCCGACGACGTCGAGAACTTCCTGCGCCGGCTGCGTGACCGGCCGCCCCCGCTGGCGGTGATCGAATCCGTCGAAACCAGGCCGGTGGCGCTGGTCGGCGGCACCGGGTTCGTCATCTCCGACACGTCGCGCAGCGACGGCGGCCGGACCCTGACATCACCTGACGTCGCCATGTGCGCGCAGTGCGCCGCCGAGCAGGCCGACCCCGCCGACCGGCGCTACCGGCACCCGTTCATCAACTGCACCAACTGCGGACCCCGCTTCACCATCATCGGCTCGCTGCCGTACGACCGCGCATCCACCACGATGGCCGCGTTCGAGATGTGCGCTGAATGTGCCCGCGAATACCACGATCCCGACGACCGCAGGTTTCACGCCCAACCGATCAGCTGCCCGGACTGCGGGCCCACGCTGACCTACCGGGACGCATCCGGCAGGCCGTCGAACGGCGAGGCCGGGCTGCGCGCCGCCCGCGAACTGCTGCGCGACGGCGGTGTGCTGGCGGTCAAGGGCATCGGCGGCTACCACCTAGCCTGCGACGCGGGCAACGGCCGCGCGGTCGCCGACCTGCGGTTACGGAAACGCCGCGGGGACAAGCCGTTCGCCGTCATGGTGCCCGACATGGCCACCACCCGGGATATCGCCGAGGTGGACGACGCGTCGGCGCGGCTGCTGTCGGGTCCGCAGCGCCCGATCGTGCTGATGCCGCGGCGGGTCGGCGCGCCCGTTGCCGAGGCCGTCGCGCCGCACAACCCGGACCTGGGTGTGCTGCTCGCCTACGCGCCGTTGCACCCGTTGCTGTTCGGGCTGGCCGGCGACCCGCCCGGACCGGCCGTGCTGGTGATGACCTCCGGCAACCTGGCCGGAGAGCCGATCTGCTTCGCCGACGAGGACGCGCTCGACCGGCTCGCGCACCTCGCCGACGGGTGGCTGATGCACGACCGCGCGATCCTGGTGCCGTGCGACGACTCCGTCATCCGCGCGGTGGCGGGCCGGGAGGTGCCGATCCGGCGCTCCCGCGGATATGCCCCGCTGCCGATCGCATTGCCCGTGCCGGTACCGCCCACCCTGGCTGTCGGCGCCGACCTCAAGAACACGATCGCGGTCGCCGACGGCAAGTACGCCTGGCTCAGCCAGCACATCGGCGACATGGACGTCCTGGCGACGGTCTCGGTGTTCGATGCGGCCCGGCGGCACCTGCAGGCGCTCACCGCGGTCACACCGCAGGTGCTGGTCGCCGACGCGCACCCGCTGTACCGGTCGACGCAGTGGGCCGACCGCAACGCCGGGCACCGGCCCGTCCGCACCGTCCAACACCATCACGCGCACATCGCCGCGGTGATGGCCGAACACGGCCTCGACGATTCCGCACAGGTGCTCGGCTTCGCGTTCGACGGAACGGGTTACGGCACCGACGGCGCGGTGTGGGGCGGAGAGGTACTGCTCGCCGGCTACAAGGGCGTCCAACGCCTCGCCCACCTCAAATACGTGCCCATGGCGGGCGGCGACGTCAGCGTGCGGCGCCCGTACCGCATGGCGCTCGCCCACCTGTGGGCCGCCGGCATCGCCTGGGATGACGAACTGGAACCCGTCGCCGCGTGTCCGCTCGACGAACGCGAAGTGCTGGCCCGTCAGCTCGACACCGGCTTCGGTTGCGTCTCCACTTCCAGCTTCGGTCGCCTGTTCGACGCGGTGTCGGCGCTGGCCGGGGTGCGCCAGGTGGTCGCCTACGAGGCACAGGCGGCGATCGAGCTGGAAGGGCTGTCTCGCGGCGCAGACTGCGGCACAGGGTCTTACACGTTCGCCCTGACCGACGGCGTGATCGATGCGGCGCCGGTGCTTCGGGCGGTGGTGGGCGACCGGCGTGCCGGGGTGAGCGCCGGGATCATCGGCGCCCGGTTCCACCGCGCCGTCGCGGAGGTGATCGTGCGTATCGCGTGCGCCCACCGGGAGGCATCGCCGACGGTGGTGTTGTCGGGCGGGGTGTTCCAGAACCCGACCCTGTTGCGGCTTGCGCTGCAGGGACTGCAGGACAAC